The Actinomyces viscosus genome segment GTGACCTTCCCCGGCGAGGTCACCGAAGCCGACGGCGGCGAGACCGACGGAACCAAGGTCTCCTTCAACGACGGGGACTCTCACCGGGTCAAGGGGAAGGACAAGGCCGCCTCCGGCGCGACGTCTGGCGCTCAGGACTCCGCAGGAGAGAGCGGCTCCACTTCCACCTGGGTGTGGGCGCTTGTGGGCCTGCTCGCCGTGGCCGTCGCGGGCGGCATCGTCGCAGTAGTCATCATGAACCAGAGGAAGAAGAACCAGCCCCAGTTCTTCCCCTACGCGACCCCAGCTCAGGGCTACGACCCCAACCAGGCGCTCGTCAGCCCGCCGGGTCAGCCTGTTCAGCCTTACCAGCCGGGTCAGCCTGTTCAGCCCTACCCGCCGGGTCAGCCTGTTCAGCCCTACCAGCCGGGCTACACAGAACCTCAGGCCCAGCCCTACCAGCAGCCCTACAACGGCCAACCGGAACAGCCCTACAACGGCTACCCCGGTCAGGGGTACTGAGACGCTCCCAGCGACCGTGATGGTCCCGGAATCGCCTGATTCCGGGACCATCATGCTAAAAGGGTGGCGAGTACGCGTCGCTCCCCCCGAACCGGGTCATGAGCTGCGGGGCTCCGGCATCGGAGCACCGAGCGCCGTCATCGTGGAGCGCTGTGCCAGCGCCATGAGATAGCTCTGGAAGGCCGGGCCGATGAGGACCATGAACCAGAGCACCGCCGCCCTCATGGCGGGCAGCGCCCAGAGCACCCCCACCGGCGCGATCACGATCACCAGGCAGATGACCGTGATCCCCAGGCGCCCGACGGCGAGCCGTACGGCATTGGTCAGGTGCCGAGTAAGAGGGGCGTCGAAGAAGGCCGCGAGCGGCAGCAGCCAGATGAGGACCGAGGCCAGGAGCGCTCCCCCGGCCAGCACCAGCCCGGACACCGCGCCGGTCGCACTGCCCAGGTCGCCCGGCTGACCGGCGTACTGGTCAGCCGGGACCCCGTCGATCAGCACCAGGTACTCCCAGGCTCCCAGGGCCGCCAGCGCGAGCACCGGCAGCCACCAGGTCAGGGACTGGCGCAGATTGAGGCGGAAGGAGCGCCACCAGGTGGCGAGCACCGCCGGGTCGTCGTCGGCCGCCATCTGGCCGGCCACGCGGGCGCAGGCCGTCAGGGAGGCGCCGGCGGTCACCACCGGCAGGCAGCCGGCCAGGGTCAGGGCGTTGAGGATGACGACGTCGGCCGCTGCGGACCAGGCCCGGTAGGCGGGGCTGTCGGGGCCGGGGAACAGGGCCACGGGATCTCCTTCATCTGGACTCGTGCAGTAGCAGGTGGAAAGGATACGGGCGGTTCCCGGTGCCCACGGTGGGACCCGAGAACCGCCCGATTCAGGACTCGCGCGCGGGCATCAGCCCTTGACCGCTCCTGCGGCAACGCCCTCGATGATGTGCTTCTGACCGAAGAGGTAGAAGGCCACGATCGGGACGATGGCGAAGACGAGCATGGCCATCTGGGCACCCATGTCACGGTTTCCGTTGGAGCCGACGAGCGACTGGATGACGATCGGGATCGTCTTGTAACGATCGTCCTGACCGATGACGAGGTTGGGCAGGAGGAAGTCGTTCCACACCCACATGGCGTTGAGGATAGCCACGGTGACCGCCGTCGGCTTGAGCAGCGGCATGACCACCTTGAAGTAGGTCTGCAGCGGGGAGCAGCCGTCCATGTAGGCGGCCTCCTCGATCTCCATGGGGATGGACTTGATGAAGCCGGCGAACAGGAAGACGGACAGGCCGCCGCCGAACCCGAGGTAGAGGACGATCATGCCCCAGGGGGTGGCCAGGCCGA includes the following:
- a CDS encoding viral protein TPX yields the protein MPELTIRRFSAPRSALAVLSVLTVSSALALSGAPGHALPAAEDDVSMTLSTDIVIREDETFTMKFTASESGSTQTLSKSVCNEETFDTDNSNDKDVKVEFKEEGDTRTCTLQGSNSISESTDNVTHSGDEFIVTTPEFNDQPSSTTLNITQSVTFPGEVTEADGGETDGTKVSFNDGDSHRVKGKDKAASGATSGAQDSAGESGSTSTWVWALVGLLAVAVAGGIVAVVIMNQRKKNQPQFFPYATPAQGYDPNQALVSPPGQPVQPYQPGQPVQPYPPGQPVQPYQPGYTEPQAQPYQQPYNGQPEQPYNGYPGQGY
- a CDS encoding MusI family membrane protein, which produces MALFPGPDSPAYRAWSAAADVVILNALTLAGCLPVVTAGASLTACARVAGQMAADDDPAVLATWWRSFRLNLRQSLTWWLPVLALAALGAWEYLVLIDGVPADQYAGQPGDLGSATGAVSGLVLAGGALLASVLIWLLPLAAFFDAPLTRHLTNAVRLAVGRLGITVICLVIVIAPVGVLWALPAMRAAVLWFMVLIGPAFQSYLMALAQRSTMTALGAPMPEPRSS